The DNA region ACGGATGAGGACTTCACTCCGGTTGATGTGGACGTGAATCTGGTGAAGAGCTTGCTAGATTCCTTCACTTCCCAGGAAGGGCTTCCAGGCCCCGCTTCGAACTTGCTCGGTTTGATGGGGGTTCGTCTCCCAAAGGATGGAGACAGCAGCAAGGGTAAATGAGGGCACGTTCCTCTGGGAGTTCTTCAGTATTCCGTTTGAATTTTGATAGGGCTCCGGAAAGTAGTGCGGATAAGTTGCTGAATGTGTTCTCTATTTTCCATGCTTAAGCATAGCATAGCGTATGAATCTATTCCTGTAGATTAACGTGCAATTCCATGAGGAGGTTGTATAACGATGTTATGAGGCCACAATATGCATTCATTAAAGGGTTAATAAGAAAAGCATaacatttacattttttctaaatataatatgacatttgaaaaataacatagaaatgcataatatttatttatatttttaaatattgcaCGACATCTGCAGAGGCAAAGGAATGTACGacctttgtattttttttaaaatagcacgacatttaaaaaatagtacGGAAATGTACGGTCTGCAAGTatgattttctcttttaacGTGTTAGAATCGCAATTAAATATGAAGGTCGTGTTTTtctgtattattttttaaaggtcgtgttatatttaagaaataaTACAAAGGTCGTGTCTTTTTATGTTACTCTTTAAAAGTCgtgttatatttaggaaaaaatacaaaagtcGTGCATTTCtttgttattttctaaaaatcgtgttatatttaaaaaattgtaaaggtcatgcctttcttAGTGATTAATTCTTCATTAAATGGAATTCTggctgaaaaagaaaaaaaatttgtatggACGACAAATAGGAAGAGGTGATTGGtccaaaataaatttaattaatgttaTTTAGTATACATATTTTAAGTGAAATCAAAagtattttttgttattttatttgttaatgtttttcaaaattttagggTGCATTCCGCAAAATATATTAGAACAGACCAACAGAGTGAAAAAAAGagcgaaagaaaaaataagcaaaaaataaagaaaaatcaagGCAATATTATTCTATTTTGTAGAATTTCCCTCCATAGTATTAAAAACACTACTAGACTCCATTATAACCAATAGATTTTATCATTCCGTATATAGAATAACAATTAATTGATTCTCGACACTTTTGATAGATCAATTAAGACATTGTGCAATTTACTAACTCGTGATATGTTGATCTTCTGACTGGCATCTATTAAATTACAGGCAATCTCCTACTCTTACTAAAATTATACAGACTCTACTATTTAGAGTAAAAGAGGGAGTATGTGACTTCTCttcttgaaaataataattgttacGGATGAAATAATAACTAAATTTTCGATCGATATAACAACTCGCggaaaatgataaaagtaTCACGTCATATTGAATTACTTGAGAGatacattgaaaaaaatttctcattaGCCCACGATGAATTCTCTTTTAAGGCGAATTTCAGTCGGCATCCATTTCGAGCTGAATCATAACACAACCATATATGACGTATATAGCAACCAGTAGAAGAGGAATCCTCCCCCGAAATTCCGAGAGAAATTATTTCTTGATCAGGAAAGGAATTTAATAGAAGAAAacggaagaaaagaaaaaaaacttatctgaatgagaaaattttaaatgatcataCTTCATAATAATTTGGTGAGAAAGcaccaataaaattatttcaattaagaaaatttatcacaattattcgagtgattaatatttattatttaatttattataatttaattaattttttttcatatcacATGACGAGGTAAAATTACCGAATAATTTATTGCTTCCAaatttttccaagaaaaataataaataatttattttctttttttaatttcgatGCCCCGATTTCGAGTCCGACACCAATTATTGGTTCACGCACAGTCTGTGTAATTACATTTTACCTTtacgctctctctctctctctctctctctccatctgGGAAGCGTTTTCTCGGTCTCGATTCTGTTCAGTTCCTACGATCATCATCACCATGTGCTACGGCCCCGAGCGGCCCCTCTCCAGAGACCAGTTCACCGCACCTCTCCGGCCCCTCACGGGCCGTCGGCCCCCGCCCGCCAACGAGGCAGCAGTCGAGGATCTGCGGGACCGCCTGGCCGAGACGGAGGCCCGCCTCGCCCGCGCCAGGGCCCGCGAGGCCGAGCTGAGCCGCCGCCTTCAGGAGATGAAGCGGTTCGTCTCCGTCATGGAGATCCTCGAGACCTACCTCAAGCGCCGCTTCCGCGAGCAGCGGGACCGCGCGGAGCGCCTCTTCGCTCCTCCTCCGCCTAGCAATTAGGTGCTCTCTTCAGCTCGGCTTGATGGACTTGCCGGATGACCTCCCTGTCCATAGCTTCCATCTGCGTGCACTCTGAATTCGTTGTTTTTTCTCCCTTTGGTTGATGTTAGCTATCGATTGGAGCTCTCATCTCTAGATGTTTGTTGTTGATATCCCATATGGATACGTACAGTTACATGAAGTCAATTGCAAGTTCAGAATGTTCGAGCTTTCCATCCCCGCAATTACTACCTTTCGATGATGATGAAACTGCCGAATCCGTTTGAACTGTCCCCTTGGATTGATTGGATTATGCAGGATTGACTTCCTGAGCTCGTGAGAGCTCGTTCGAGTTCATTCGCAGTGCGATCGTTGATCCCAATGGGTGAGGTTGTTTGGGAAATTGAAACTATTACATGGTTGACTTGCTCTAAGCAGATCGAGAAAAGACTGGAAGAGCAAAAGAAGTTGACTTTAGATTTACTTGCTTGCAATATAATATTGTTTGTGTGCGTCTCTATTTGTGGACGGCTGTTCTTCAATAAATAAGACGATATGTTGATGACTTATTAGGATTGATTTGGATGAAGTGAGCGCAGCTTAATTTGGAACGAACGTACTTATGGTGCATTCATACTGTAATACAGCACGCATTGGCTGCAGAGACACGATATCGTTGAAAATATATCTGACTCTATGTGGATGAAGTGTGGTTGCGTAATATTACTTTGCTGTTGATTGAACTGCTGCATTCGACAATTTGGTTTTTACCTAAGCAGTAACTGCCATGTTTAATTATTAATGGAAAATAACTGTTAGTACTTGTACCTTCTGTGGCAGCTAATAACAAGAATGAGAGAGGGGCCAGGTTGTTGTCTGGCTGATTACCAGAATGTCTATAATGTACGAGGTAGCCTATTGCTCTCCTGTATTACGACAGTGGGAGTGTTTTCATTGTTAGACTGTTTTTTATGGTTCACTACTAAATATTATGATAATCATCCTTGGCATATGAATATTGATTTGGGTATGTCCCTTAAATCATTGCAGCAAGTTAATTGTGAGATTTTCTCTTTGATGGAGGGTGGCATTCTAGAGTAAGTCTTCCCAGCTTCTAAAATTGTGAAGTAACAAGTTGATAAGTGTGATTTTTGCTGTCTTCCATATCAAAGCCTTTCTCTAGCGTGGGAGATCAGCTCGAAAGTCTCAGTGGTTATTTGTGTAAATCGACTAACCATGACTTGTAAGGACTCCTTTTCCCGAGTAAAAACTGTCACTGCTGAGAGCTTAGATAAATATTTGCAGTTTTACTGGAGGCCATTCTTTTCTGATCGGTATGCATATCTTTTGATTTCTTATCTCTGTTGAACTTTCTTTTCGTGGTGTTCGTAAATGTCCCTGTTTTCTGTTAGAGGGAACACTCCCAATAACCTTTACATTCCGTGGAGTTCCTTCTTGTGTCATTGTTTACTATTTCTCTCGAATTGCTCATCTCGTATCTCATTTACAGGTGATGAAAGCTCAGCGAAGGCTTTTCATTAAACGAGGATAAGTCTTGTATTTCAATCACAGGTAATGAAAACTCAAATATGCGTCATAAAAGTGGGTTTGGTCTCCTTTATACAAGTGACTTTACTTTCTTTGCTTGTCCCTGAAATGAATGATATACTTGATTGATTCTTTTTCCCCTGAGGAATAGTATTCCACAACATCAACCATGAACAAGcatctctcttttttatcACTCTGAAAAGTGGGcattctttacttttccttttcGAGTTTACTATTAAGGATAAATATCAATGCTAGTGAAAGAGAATCGAGAAGTCAAGCTAGGGTTTTCGGTATAGTTAATGGGCACGATCGGGCTAATTCATTGGTTATATGTGGTTTCTACCAATCTCTCAACGACCGGTCACCAATGAGAAATTTTGGTCGATTAAGTAGGTTTTAATTGTATCAAATTGTTTATTTGGGTTCCTGTGATCTTGTTCGATGTTACGTGACTTTTATAATAGTTGTTCTAATCTTAACGGGTCATTGGCTTTTATGTAAAACGAGGATGAAACAAAGCAAGATCCCTCTACTTTTATGGATTACACAATGGGGTGTGACAAAGCCCAGCTAGGTTCTGTTTGTATGCACTTTTCCTTGCATCCGAAGATCTCTTCTAGGGTAGATTTTGGAGCCCACTGTTACTATTTGGGTGTGTAAATTTATAACTTACCAGATTCTTGTACTTGTATGCGCTCTCATGCAAGTCGGTTTCAAGGACTGAATTAGATAAGGTCATTGCACAAACTCGGACGAACACGCCGGAAGGACAGAAAGGTGGTTCGTAAAATTACTTCAGTGTTCTGCTAGCGCTTTCCTTGAATAACACAAAGGACAGTACAAGTTGAGTCGTAAATGTGTCCAGATACTCAAAACCGTCTGTGGTGCACTTTTTATACGTCGAATTCAGTTGTCGATGGAATCATTTTGGGTACTGACTTGGTCGTGAACCAAGTACAAGAGTAACGGTTAGAACCAAGGATGTGATGTATGATTAGATTTAGAAAGTATGACCAATCTGGCTAAATTCTTGGTCTAGTCTTTATAGGAAAAATGCATCAAATGTCTGGGATGGGATAATAATCACATCTAATCGGCTAACATTCCCCATGGAAAATTGTTCTTAGCAGCGTGCAAAGGGATTACGGCACCTGTCCGAATGATCTTTTTCAAGTTATTTTCCACCAACTGATAATTATAAATCATGATGCTTGTCTTATTTTGTTAACAAGATCTTAAGTTATCTCACATTTATGGCTTGATTGAAATATGTCCATCCCATGCCTTGCAATTTGACAGTGACATGGGACCAAACTTGTCAAGGGGCTTgccatttaaatttttaattatcacTTGTGGATTTACGCTTACTAGATTTTCTCATTAAATAGAGATCGCCCTCCCTGCACTTGGCCAATAAATGCAAGGAATTTCATACGATCCTCGAGTTTTATTCGTACACATAGAAGTTAATAACTTGTCAAGTTAAAACTGCTATGTATAACTACGGTGCAGTGAGAAATTAAGCTCTAATATCAAGCGACATTAAGTTCATTTGGAAAATTGAGatcaatttattcatttaactttttatccagaaaaaagaaaaacactaactcagaaaaaaaagggggggcgGGAGAAAGTGCTAGAGAGTaaaaacctttttattttttttcccttttgctATAGTTTTAAATATTTCGACTTGATTCTAAAAGGCAAATGTTCTCAATCTTTAGGAATTAGAATCTTGTGACTTCaatcaaaaattgaattggAATCACCCTTTAACCTCGTCATTTCAAAACGTGTTTATGTGATAATCAAGACTGGCCACGGCCTCCACCCTCCTAAAGCTATATTTATCCAAGAGTCGATCAGGACAGGCTGCTACGGCAATAATTTCCAAGAATATTGCGATAACAATCATAACATTACCGATTTCAGCACGAgcctaaaataaataaaactcgGCTTCCTAAAGTCGACTGCGTCCCGATGTCTTCAATATCGACTCAAAACAAGGAAATTATTGTATCAGACAACTCAAAAACTGTGGACTGTGTCCTGACAGAGTCCGTCTTCGCTATAGCAACGGGCAATTAGACAAAGGAACaaaaaagaacagaaaagaaggaaaaaggaggggaaagagaggagaaagaagaagacggCACTGAACCCCATTGGCCAAGTTTTTATCACTCGCTCCACTTCACAGTCCATATTCCCTCTCCTCTGCCCATATCAGTCCCCACCCGCATTGACAAAGCAACACCACCAACATCATCGACAGGAATTAACAATAATTTCCTCCCTCCAACCTATCCAATCCCATTTCATTTCACCCCCCCTTTGCTTCAATCCTAATCCTTGTCCTTTTAACTTCCTAGACCGGATATGAGCAGGAAGATCTGGAATGTAGTGGTTCTACTTCTGTGAGTGAATCCTGTTTTCCAGTGGTAAAGTTTGTTTTTTGAGGAGGACTCCTTTGAGAAGGCCTGGCCATGGAAGGTGGGTCGAGCTCACAACCTCCTGCTAAGCCAGAATCTGTGCGGACGGGCAAGAGGCTTCGCTCCATGCTCCCCAACATCGAGCCCTTTGTGCCCAGGACTGACCACCACCCCAGAGAGCTGAGGTTTGTTCCAGCATTGGGTCTAATTTTGCTCTTCTTCTTTGGTCTGGTGCACTTAGATTTATGCATATACAACATAATCTTTATGCCCTTTATGCTTGGTGATTCTGTTCGAGTAAGTGTAGTTGATTTGATAGGtgaaaggttttttttttttttttttttgcatctCCTGAGTACACCTGTTTTGATGTTCCTGCCTCAATTATGGCATGATTCATTTAGTAGTTACATCTAGAAACATTTATGATATACTCCCTGATGTCTTTGCTGGAATCATCATAATGTAGCTTGACCTGTAATGGGGATACACGATCTCATAATGGTCCGTCATTTGTAGGCACccttaaaattttcaagacACTTACCATGcaataatttgtttttttggttttCCTACTCTCCAGATCTTGGGCGAAGAGAACTGGGTTTGTGTCGAATTTCTCAGGCGAGACGAACACAAGTGCCAGTGTGAGGTTTGATAGCAGTGGATTTGATGTGGAGAGAGGCTTGGATCGTAGAGGTGGGGGGTCCACTTCGCCTAAGATAGAGATTGACCCAATTCTTGGGAGAACCAAACAGAACCAGGGGTCTGAAATCGAGCCGGTTCCAGGGAATAGTAACAAGAGTGAAAATGGTGTTGGGTTGGGGTCTGGGTTGGGAGCTTTGAGGGGTGAGAACCAGAGGAGGAGAGTTGTGGATGAGTCCAGTTTGAGGGACAAAGAAGACGAAGGAAGAGTAGGTTTGAACGGAAACAGGCACGtgaatggaaatggaaatgaTGCTAAAGCGAATTCAGTTGTTGATGGCACTGAAGGCAGAGATGGGGGCTCCGATGCGGGTCTGGGTTCTGAGCCAAAGAAGGATGAGGTGAATGTTGAAGTTGGCCCAGAAAATAATGGGTATCATCCTTCCGGCGAAGAGCCATCTCCTGATCCTGGATGGTTGGATAATGGATTGGAGATGAGATGTGGATTGAGAGATAAGCCAGGTTTAGGTTAGTGTTTCCATGTTTTCTGACAATTTTCTGGTTGAAATATTGTTTATTGAGAAAATATCTTTAGCAAATTCTCAAGCGAACGACCAGACTAAATTTGAACAATGCTAGGTCCATTGCTAATGATGTATGAGAATAACCTAGCTGGTGAagttacctttttttttttcccctgaaatatttttatcttcttgAATTGCAGCATCGGTTATTTATTACAGCCTGCAACACTACCTATCATTGGCCGGTTCATTGATATTTATCCCATTGATAATCGTACCAACCATGGGAGGAACAGATGTAAGATCATTTTCTTAGGAGAGAAATCCTCAAAAATCTCATGCTATTTCATGTTGGAAGTTCTATACTAAATTGATGATCTCATTCTTCAGttctttctccattttttaTATGTACTGCAGAAGGATACCGCTACTGTCATTTCTACAATGTTATTGGTGTCTGGGATAACTACATTATTGAACTCCTACCTTGGAACCCGCCTTCCATTAGTCCAGGGGAGCTCGTTCGTTTATTTGGCACCGGCATTGGTGATAATGAATTCACGGGAATACCGCAATCTCTCAGGACATGTAAATCCCTCACGGACATTTCTTGTTTCAACAGACTAGTTTCTTTATATGAAAGCACGCTGGACAGATAATTCTAGTTCAATTCTAAGGAATAAAAAGCTTCAGTAATTCGCTTCTTTCTCAATATCAacaatcttcttttttcccccaatTGCAGAAGTTCAGACACATAATGAGAGAACTGCAAGGTGCTATAATCATCAGTGCGATTTTCCAGACCATTTTGGGATTCAGCGGATTGATGTCTCTCTTGCTTAGGTAATTTATGGCATTCCAGctataaattttcttcttaaCCTTTCAGATTTCATACAATGTCTATTCAACTGCTATAGTCATTTTTCAagcttaaaaaattaatagcgATCGAGTACTGTATCATCCGTTGTTGCT from Punica granatum isolate Tunisia-2019 chromosome 3, ASM765513v2, whole genome shotgun sequence includes:
- the LOC116199384 gene encoding protein SKIP34, which produces MCYGPERPLSRDQFTAPLRPLTGRRPPPANEAAVEDLRDRLAETEARLARARAREAELSRRLQEMKRFVSVMEILETYLKRRFREQRDRAERLFAPPPPSN